The Prochlorococcus marinus str. MIT 9301 genome window below encodes:
- a CDS encoding CNNM domain-containing protein encodes MEPSVYGLVVLIIIILIGSACCSGVEAAFLAVNSIRILEIASKQKPKSSANQLLKLRKHLGRTLTVITITNNGFNIIGSLILGVYGALVISSSYGLTLFSISFYILVVLVGEVLPKALGTRFSVQIALLSVPILRILHTLMRPFLLLIEQIFPVITAENEISTDEEEIRQMAKIGSQKGLIEADEAAMIFKVFQLNDLKAKDLMLPRVSAPCLDGSSNLEEISKLIMDDNSPWWVILGDKVDKIQGVVPRERMLAELINGENKKLLSEICEPVDYIPEMIKADQLLTRFDKNHKGVKVVVDEFGGFVGIIGAEAVLSVLAGWWKK; translated from the coding sequence ATGGAACCAAGTGTTTACGGTTTAGTTGTTCTTATAATAATTATCTTAATTGGATCAGCATGTTGTTCGGGAGTAGAAGCTGCTTTTTTAGCTGTAAATTCGATTCGAATTTTAGAGATAGCCTCTAAACAAAAACCAAAGAGTTCTGCGAATCAACTCCTTAAACTCAGAAAACATCTTGGAAGGACATTAACTGTAATTACTATTACTAATAATGGATTTAACATAATTGGAAGTCTTATTTTAGGTGTATATGGAGCATTGGTTATTAGTAGTAGTTATGGCCTAACCCTTTTTTCAATTTCTTTTTACATACTAGTCGTATTAGTAGGAGAAGTACTACCTAAGGCTCTTGGTACAAGATTCTCAGTTCAAATAGCATTATTATCAGTTCCTATCTTGAGAATATTGCATACTTTAATGAGGCCATTTTTATTATTAATAGAACAAATATTTCCAGTTATTACGGCAGAAAATGAAATTTCAACAGATGAAGAAGAAATTAGACAAATGGCAAAAATTGGAAGCCAAAAAGGTTTAATAGAAGCTGATGAAGCAGCAATGATATTTAAGGTTTTTCAATTAAATGATTTAAAAGCTAAAGATTTAATGCTCCCTAGAGTATCAGCACCTTGCCTTGATGGGTCTTCGAATCTTGAAGAAATTTCAAAACTTATAATGGACGATAACTCTCCATGGTGGGTTATTTTGGGAGATAAAGTTGACAAAATACAAGGGGTAGTTCCCCGTGAAAGAATGCTAGCAGAGTTAATTAATGGAGAAAATAAAAAATTATTGTCAGAAATTTGCGAACCTGTGGACTACATTCCTGAAATGATCAAGGCAGATCAATTATTAACAAGATTTGACAAGAATCATAAAGGAGTGAAAGTAGTAGTAGATGAATTTGGAGGATTCGTGGGCATTATTGGTGCAGAAGCTGTGTTATCTGTTTTAGCTGGCTGGTGGAAAAAATAA
- a CDS encoding GTP-binding protein, which produces MKQFKINKNYLLLKNWWETIDLTNYEKSYFNREIISFNQKLFRLKEKKIRIGAYGKSGVGKSSVLNSLLEKDIFKTDIINGTTREIKAEEWKLKDQSLNSIELLDSPGFDFCDIKFPDKVYSSINHSDLILFIISGDLNRNELHEISSFIKDGKKIILILNKIDLFNKNELKEIIENIKFKLPKDLNIPIIINNKNNLKNYIAKLINQYGEILLTLNSIQLADKLFLKIKEQRLKRRQKLAQSTIGKFSTMKASAVALNPFILFDVAGSFALDTALIKELSKIYGLKLQGESTRKIFKNISINNVCLGITQVGLNTSFNLIKKLILLTAPFTNGISLLPYGSIAIIQAAIAIYSTKILGKLAAKEIFVRSKASFIEPSILIQNMNFNDPEIFNYINIYFSSRNLNNNIVSFLP; this is translated from the coding sequence ATGAAACAATTTAAAATTAATAAAAATTATTTACTTTTAAAAAATTGGTGGGAGACTATTGATCTTACCAACTATGAAAAAAGTTATTTTAATAGAGAAATAATATCTTTTAATCAAAAACTTTTTAGGCTCAAAGAAAAAAAAATAAGAATTGGCGCATATGGTAAATCAGGCGTAGGGAAATCTTCTGTTTTAAATTCTTTATTAGAAAAAGATATATTTAAAACAGATATTATCAATGGGACCACAAGAGAAATTAAGGCTGAAGAATGGAAATTAAAAGATCAATCACTCAACAGTATAGAGTTACTAGATTCTCCAGGATTTGATTTCTGCGATATTAAATTCCCAGATAAAGTTTACTCCTCTATAAATCACTCGGATCTTATTTTATTTATAATTTCGGGAGATTTAAATAGAAATGAGTTACACGAAATCAGCTCTTTTATAAAAGACGGAAAAAAAATTATTTTAATTCTTAACAAAATCGATCTATTCAATAAAAATGAATTAAAAGAAATAATTGAAAATATAAAGTTTAAGCTTCCAAAAGATTTAAATATTCCAATAATCATTAATAATAAAAACAATCTTAAAAATTACATAGCAAAATTAATCAATCAATATGGTGAGATACTATTAACACTAAATTCTATTCAATTAGCTGACAAATTGTTTCTGAAAATAAAAGAGCAAAGATTGAAAAGAAGGCAGAAATTAGCTCAATCAACTATTGGTAAATTTTCGACTATGAAGGCATCCGCGGTAGCTCTTAATCCTTTTATTTTATTTGATGTTGCTGGTAGTTTTGCACTAGATACTGCATTAATTAAAGAATTAAGTAAGATATATGGCTTAAAGTTGCAAGGTGAATCTACAAGAAAAATATTTAAAAATATATCAATTAATAATGTATGTTTGGGAATCACTCAAGTCGGCCTTAATACCTCTTTCAACCTTATTAAGAAACTAATTCTTTTAACAGCACCTTTTACTAACGGGATTTCATTATTACCCTATGGATCAATAGCAATAATTCAAGCTGCAATCGCAATATACTCTACAAAAATTCTAGGGAAATTAGCAGCAAAAGAGATATTTGTAAGAAGCAAAGCTTCTTTTATAGAACCTTCTATTTTGATCCAAAATATGAATTTTAATGACCCAGAGATTTTTAATTACATAAATATTTATTTTTCAAGTAGAAATTTAAATAATAATATTGTTAGTTTTCTTCCCTAA